In a genomic window of Gossypium arboreum isolate Shixiya-1 chromosome 9, ASM2569848v2, whole genome shotgun sequence:
- the LOC108457106 gene encoding lysine-specific demethylase JMJ32 isoform X2, with the protein MEGKVESLWEEVRELTLGTTVDRLRSPPTPLQFLRDFVSQNKPCIISNAISHWPALSLWSTPSYLATALSSSLVSLHLTPDGQADALVPHPSQSSLCFVSAHVQPTLFPQALDLIRRPPSHLVAYLQQQNDCFRTEYSELESDCDAHIPWASEALGCLPEAVNLWIGNHLSQTSFHKDHYENLYAVVSGEKHFLLLPPTDVHRMYIKEYPAARYSYSQENGEFRLEVEEPERYVPWSSVDPCPARASLKQESLKFPLYFNGPKPFEVTVKAGEVLYLPSMWFHHVRQSPGDGGCTIAVNYWYDMQFDIKYAYFNFLQSLPCGSIDDQTIPEGDREDDSGPHASSNHLNSRFSGDESATNNVEIHKDRDNVQVHE; encoded by the exons ATGGAGGGCAAAGTGGAATCCCTCTGGGAGGAAGTGAGGGAGCTCACCCTAGGAACCACCGTGGACCGCCTTCGGTCGCCGCCCACACCTCTGCAGTTCCTCAGGGACTTCGTTTCCCAAAACAAGCCCTGCATAATCTCCAATGCCATCTCTCACTGGCCAGCCCTTTCTCTTTGGTCCACCCCTTCTTACCTCGCCACCGCCCTCTCCTCCTCTCTCGTCTCCCTCCACCTCACCCCCGACGGCCAGGCCGATGCCCTTGTCCCTCACCCTTCGCAGTCTTCCCTCTGTTTCGTCTCAGCCCATGTCCAACCCACCCTTTTCCCTCAAGCCCTTGACCTCATTCGCCGACCCCCCAGCCATTTGGTGGCATATTTACAGCAGCAAAACGACTGCTTCAGGACTGAGTACAGTGAGCTTGAGTCCGATTGCGATGCCCATATTCCATGGGCTTCCGAAGCCTTAGGCTGCCTACCTGAAGCCGTCAATCTCTGGATCGGAAATCATCTCTCCCAGACTTCTTTCCACAAAGACCATTACGAGAATCTCTACGCCGTCGTTTCCGGCGAGAAGCATTTTTTGCTTCTCCCCCCAACCGACGTTCACCGCATGTATATTAAGGAGTACCCAGCAGCTCGATACTCCTATTCCCAG GAGAATGGGGAGTTTCGTTTAGAAGTCGAAGAACCGGAGAGATATGTGCCATGGTCTAGTGTGGATCCTTGTCCTGCAAGGGCGAGTTTGAAGCAGGAGAGCTTGAAATTCCCATTGTATTTTAACGGGCCTAAGCCATTTGAGGTTACTGTCAAAGCTGGAGAAGTTCTTTACTT GCCGAGTATGTGGTTTCATCATGTTAGACAGAGTCCTGGAGACGGAGGATGCACTATCGCTGTTAATTACT GGTACGATATGCAGTTCGATATCAAGTATGCATACTTCAACTTCTTGCAGTCGCTTCCTTGCGGATCAATTGATGATCAGACGATACCGGAGGGTGATCGTGAGGATGATTCAGGACCTCATGCTTCCTCCAACCATTTAAACAGTAGATTCTCTGGTGATGAATCTGCAACAAACAATGTGGAGATCCATAAAGACCGTGATAATGTACAAGTACATGAATGA
- the LOC108457106 gene encoding lysine-specific demethylase JMJ32 isoform X1 has product MEGKVESLWEEVRELTLGTTVDRLRSPPTPLQFLRDFVSQNKPCIISNAISHWPALSLWSTPSYLATALSSSLVSLHLTPDGQADALVPHPSQSSLCFVSAHVQPTLFPQALDLIRRPPSHLVAYLQQQNDCFRTEYSELESDCDAHIPWASEALGCLPEAVNLWIGNHLSQTSFHKDHYENLYAVVSGEKHFLLLPPTDVHRMYIKEYPAARYSYSQENGEFRLEVEEPERYVPWSSVDPCPARASLKQESLKFPLYFNGPKPFEVTVKAGEVLYLPSMWFHHVRQSPGDGGCTIAVNYFSFAGYDMQFDIKYAYFNFLQSLPCGSIDDQTIPEGDREDDSGPHASSNHLNSRFSGDESATNNVEIHKDRDNVQVHE; this is encoded by the exons ATGGAGGGCAAAGTGGAATCCCTCTGGGAGGAAGTGAGGGAGCTCACCCTAGGAACCACCGTGGACCGCCTTCGGTCGCCGCCCACACCTCTGCAGTTCCTCAGGGACTTCGTTTCCCAAAACAAGCCCTGCATAATCTCCAATGCCATCTCTCACTGGCCAGCCCTTTCTCTTTGGTCCACCCCTTCTTACCTCGCCACCGCCCTCTCCTCCTCTCTCGTCTCCCTCCACCTCACCCCCGACGGCCAGGCCGATGCCCTTGTCCCTCACCCTTCGCAGTCTTCCCTCTGTTTCGTCTCAGCCCATGTCCAACCCACCCTTTTCCCTCAAGCCCTTGACCTCATTCGCCGACCCCCCAGCCATTTGGTGGCATATTTACAGCAGCAAAACGACTGCTTCAGGACTGAGTACAGTGAGCTTGAGTCCGATTGCGATGCCCATATTCCATGGGCTTCCGAAGCCTTAGGCTGCCTACCTGAAGCCGTCAATCTCTGGATCGGAAATCATCTCTCCCAGACTTCTTTCCACAAAGACCATTACGAGAATCTCTACGCCGTCGTTTCCGGCGAGAAGCATTTTTTGCTTCTCCCCCCAACCGACGTTCACCGCATGTATATTAAGGAGTACCCAGCAGCTCGATACTCCTATTCCCAG GAGAATGGGGAGTTTCGTTTAGAAGTCGAAGAACCGGAGAGATATGTGCCATGGTCTAGTGTGGATCCTTGTCCTGCAAGGGCGAGTTTGAAGCAGGAGAGCTTGAAATTCCCATTGTATTTTAACGGGCCTAAGCCATTTGAGGTTACTGTCAAAGCTGGAGAAGTTCTTTACTT GCCGAGTATGTGGTTTCATCATGTTAGACAGAGTCCTGGAGACGGAGGATGCACTATCGCTGTTAATTACT TTTCGTTTGCAGGGTACGATATGCAGTTCGATATCAAGTATGCATACTTCAACTTCTTGCAGTCGCTTCCTTGCGGATCAATTGATGATCAGACGATACCGGAGGGTGATCGTGAGGATGATTCAGGACCTCATGCTTCCTCCAACCATTTAAACAGTAGATTCTCTGGTGATGAATCTGCAACAAACAATGTGGAGATCCATAAAGACCGTGATAATGTACAAGTACATGAATGA
- the LOC108457105 gene encoding G2/mitotic-specific cyclin S13-7: MASRAIVPQHENNGEVKQKNALADGRNRRVLQDIGNFVNERAAAQGKKPITEGAVVVAQAVKGVQRKQVDKPKPENVIVISSDEKSEKSKHVTKRQGSSRKDVKTLTSILSARSKAACGLVNKLNDSIENIDGADAGNELAVTEYVDDIYKFYKLTEDEGRVRDYMDLQPDINAKMRSILVDWLIEVHRKFELMPETLYLTMNIVDRFLSMKVVRRKELQLVGISAMLVACKYEEIWAPEVNDFVFISDNAYAREHVLVMEKTILDKLEWCLTVPTPYVFLVRFIKASVPSDDKMEDLVFYLAELGLMQYPSAVSYCPSMLAAAAVYAARCTLGESPLWSETLKHHTGYSVEQLIECAKLLVKFHSTAAESKLKALYRKFSSPDRNAVALLAPAKCLLPIAIHDGEC, from the exons ATGGCGTCTAGAGCTATTGTTCCTCAGCATGAAAACAATG GAGAAGTGAAGCAGAAAAATGCATTAGCAGATGGAAGGAACCGAAGAGTTCTTCAAGACATTGGCAATTTTGTCAATGAACGAGCAGCAGCACAAGGAAAG AAACCAATCACCGAAGGAGCTGTTGTGGTTGCACAAGCTGTGAAAGGAGTCCAAAGAAAGCAGGTTGACAAACCAAAACCAGAGAACGTGATTGTGATAAGCTCTGATGAAAAATCTGAGAAAAGTAAACATGTTACCAAAAGACAAGGATCTTCAAGGAAGGATGTCAAAACCCTCACTTCAATCCTCTCTGCTCGAAGCAAG GCTGCTTGCGGACTTGTCAATAAGCTTAATGATTCAATTGAGAACATTGATGGAGCTGATGCTGGTAATGAGTTGGCTGTTACTGAATATGTTGATGATATCTACAAGTTCTACAAGCTCACAGAA GATGAGGGTCGAGTACGCGACTATATGGATTTGCAGCCGGATATCAATGCCAAGATGAGATCAATCCTTGTTGACTGGTTGATCGAAGTCCATCGCAAATTCGAGCTCATGCCAGAAACACTCTATCTTACCATGAATATTGTTGATCGATTTCTTTCGATGAAGGTTGTAAGAAGAAAGGAACTGCAATTGGTAGGCATTAGTGCAATGCTCGTAGCATGCAAATATGAAGAGATTTGGGCACCAGAG GTCAATGACTTTGTTTTCATATCAGACAATGCTTATGCCAGGGAGCATGTCTTGGTTATGGAGAAAACAATCTTGGATAAGTTAGAATGGTGCCTAACGGTTCCTACACCATATGTCTTCCTCGTCCGGTTTATCAAAGCATCTGTTCCATCAGATGATAAG ATGGAGGATTTGGTGTTTTACCTTGCTGAGCTTGGCCTTATGCAATATCCGTCCGCAGTTTCATACTGTCCGTCCATGTTAGCTGCTGCAGCTGTGTATGCTGCAAGATGCACCCTTGGGGAGAGCCCTCTGTGGAGTGAAACTCTGAAGCACCACACGGGATACTCGGTAGAGCAGCTAAT TGAGTGTGCAAAACTCTTGGTTAAATTCCACTCAACAGCTGCAGAAAGTAAGCTCAAAGCATTGTATAGGAAATTCTCAAGTCCAGATCGTAATGCCGTGGCCCTTCTTGCACCTGCAAAATGCCTTTTGCCGATAGCAATTCATGATGGAGAGTGTTAA
- the LOC108457144 gene encoding uncharacterized protein LOC108457144 isoform X2 — protein MDFQVVVLAGGNSKSLTPLVSKDVPKPLLPVANHPVLYYVLHQLEESNLKNLIVVVEGEDAGLLVGAWISGTFVDRLHVEIAAVPEDIGTAGALRAISHYLTAKDILVVSGDLVSDVSPGAVAATHRRHDAVVTATLCSVPISGSSELGSSGGKDKTKKPGRYNIIGLDPRKQFLVHIATEIEKDTRLQKHLLHAVGQMEIRSDLMDAHMYAFKRSVLQEVLDRKDTFQSLKQDVVPYLVRSQLKSEAVLSGIPQAEEDGNKKVSFPNNQVMVSQILANASTPSFHELYSMDPGGFAQTRKTHKCCAYIASSSSYCVRLNSIQAFMDINRDVTGEADHLLSDNVIGPSPKLGTKTTVGPHCMLGEGSEMGDKCQVKRSVIGRHCRIGSHVKVVNSVVMNHVTIGDGCIIQGSVICSNVQLQERVVLKDCQVGAGFVVTAGSEYKGESLARKEK, from the exons ATGGATTTCCAAGTGGTGGTTTTAGCTGGTGGCAATTCGAAGAGTCTAACTCCCCTTGTTTCCAAG GACGTGCCTAAACCGCTGCTTCCGGTAGCCAACCACCCTGTTCTTTACTACGTTCTGCACCAATTGGAAGAAAGCAACCTCAAAAATCTCATTGTT GTGGTTGAAGGAGAAGATGCTGGGCTTCTTGTTGGTGCTTGGATTTCTGGGACATTCGTTGATCGTCTACATGTTGAG ATTGCTGCAGTCCCTGAGGATATTGGAACGGCTGGGGCACTTAGGGCAATCTCACACTACCTCACTGCAAAAGACATTTTG GTTGTGAGTGGTGATCTTGTTTCTGATGTTTCTCCTGGTGCAGTTGCTGCCACCCACAGGCGACATGATGCTGTAGTGACTGCAACACTTTGCAGTGTTCCCATTAGTGGGTCTTCAGAATTAGGGTCCTCTGGTGGGAAAGACAAAACCAAAAAACCAGGACGATACAACATCATTGGACTGGACCCTCGCAAACAGTTTTTAGTACACATAGCAACAG AAATTGAGAAAGATACACGACTTCAGAAGCACCTTCTCCATGCAGTAGGCCAG aTGGAAATTCGATCTGATCTGATGGATGCACACATGTATGCATTCAAGAG GTCTGTCCTGCAAGAAGTTTTAGACCGAAAGGATACTTTTCAAAGCTTGAAACAGGATGTAGTTCCTTATCTTGTCCGGAGCCAGTTG AAATCTGAGGCTGTATTAAGTGGAATTCCACAAGCAGAGGAAGATGGTAACAAGAAGGTTAGTTTCCCAAACAACCAAGTAATGGTGTCTCAAATCCTTGCTAATGCATCTACCCCAAGCTTTCATGAACTCTATTCTATGGATCCTGGTGGTTTTGCCCAAACTCGGAAAACCCATAAATGTTGTGCTTATATTGCAAGCAGCAGCAGTTATTGTGTTCGCTTAAATTCCATTCAAGCATTCATGGATATCAACCGAGAT GTCACTGGTGAGGCAGATCATCTGCTAAGTGATAATGTTATAGGCCCTTCACCTAAGCTTGGAACCAAAACTACT GTCGGACCACACTGTATGCTGGGGGAAGGTTCAGAAATGGGTGATAAATGCCAAGTAAAACGATCTGTAATTGGCCGTCACTGCCGGATAGGCTCCCATGTAAAG GTTGTCAATTCAGTTGTAATGAATCATGTTACCATTGGCGATGGCTGTATAATTCAAGGCTCCGTGATTTGCAGCAATGTACAACTTCAAGAGCGTGTTGTATTGAAGGATTGCCAA GTTGGGGCAGGCTTTGTAGTTACCGCAGGAAGTGAGTATAAAGGAGAATCTTTGGCTAGAAAAGAGAAATGA
- the LOC108457144 gene encoding uncharacterized protein LOC108457144 isoform X1: MDFQVVVLAGGNSKSLTPLVSKDVPKPLLPVANHPVLYYVLHQLEESNLKNLIVVVEGEDAGLLVGAWISGTFVDRLHVEIAAVPEDIGTAGALRAISHYLTAKDILVVSGDLVSDVSPGAVAATHRRHDAVVTATLCSVPISGSSELGSSGGKDKTKKPGRYNIIGLDPRKQFLVHIATGAEIEKDTRLQKHLLHAVGQMEIRSDLMDAHMYAFKRSVLQEVLDRKDTFQSLKQDVVPYLVRSQLKSEAVLSGIPQAEEDGNKKVSFPNNQVMVSQILANASTPSFHELYSMDPGGFAQTRKTHKCCAYIASSSSYCVRLNSIQAFMDINRDVTGEADHLLSDNVIGPSPKLGTKTTVGPHCMLGEGSEMGDKCQVKRSVIGRHCRIGSHVKVVNSVVMNHVTIGDGCIIQGSVICSNVQLQERVVLKDCQVGAGFVVTAGSEYKGESLARKEK, encoded by the exons ATGGATTTCCAAGTGGTGGTTTTAGCTGGTGGCAATTCGAAGAGTCTAACTCCCCTTGTTTCCAAG GACGTGCCTAAACCGCTGCTTCCGGTAGCCAACCACCCTGTTCTTTACTACGTTCTGCACCAATTGGAAGAAAGCAACCTCAAAAATCTCATTGTT GTGGTTGAAGGAGAAGATGCTGGGCTTCTTGTTGGTGCTTGGATTTCTGGGACATTCGTTGATCGTCTACATGTTGAG ATTGCTGCAGTCCCTGAGGATATTGGAACGGCTGGGGCACTTAGGGCAATCTCACACTACCTCACTGCAAAAGACATTTTG GTTGTGAGTGGTGATCTTGTTTCTGATGTTTCTCCTGGTGCAGTTGCTGCCACCCACAGGCGACATGATGCTGTAGTGACTGCAACACTTTGCAGTGTTCCCATTAGTGGGTCTTCAGAATTAGGGTCCTCTGGTGGGAAAGACAAAACCAAAAAACCAGGACGATACAACATCATTGGACTGGACCCTCGCAAACAGTTTTTAGTACACATAGCAACAG GAGCAGAAATTGAGAAAGATACACGACTTCAGAAGCACCTTCTCCATGCAGTAGGCCAG aTGGAAATTCGATCTGATCTGATGGATGCACACATGTATGCATTCAAGAG GTCTGTCCTGCAAGAAGTTTTAGACCGAAAGGATACTTTTCAAAGCTTGAAACAGGATGTAGTTCCTTATCTTGTCCGGAGCCAGTTG AAATCTGAGGCTGTATTAAGTGGAATTCCACAAGCAGAGGAAGATGGTAACAAGAAGGTTAGTTTCCCAAACAACCAAGTAATGGTGTCTCAAATCCTTGCTAATGCATCTACCCCAAGCTTTCATGAACTCTATTCTATGGATCCTGGTGGTTTTGCCCAAACTCGGAAAACCCATAAATGTTGTGCTTATATTGCAAGCAGCAGCAGTTATTGTGTTCGCTTAAATTCCATTCAAGCATTCATGGATATCAACCGAGAT GTCACTGGTGAGGCAGATCATCTGCTAAGTGATAATGTTATAGGCCCTTCACCTAAGCTTGGAACCAAAACTACT GTCGGACCACACTGTATGCTGGGGGAAGGTTCAGAAATGGGTGATAAATGCCAAGTAAAACGATCTGTAATTGGCCGTCACTGCCGGATAGGCTCCCATGTAAAG GTTGTCAATTCAGTTGTAATGAATCATGTTACCATTGGCGATGGCTGTATAATTCAAGGCTCCGTGATTTGCAGCAATGTACAACTTCAAGAGCGTGTTGTATTGAAGGATTGCCAA GTTGGGGCAGGCTTTGTAGTTACCGCAGGAAGTGAGTATAAAGGAGAATCTTTGGCTAGAAAAGAGAAATGA
- the LOC108457145 gene encoding feruloyl CoA ortho-hydroxylase F6H1-3-like: MPPRNPNSEKILDFVVNKGNGIKGLVDTGIETVPDLYILPIEERLLPNNILTYDSIPVIDVSNWDDPKVKESISDAAGKWGFFQIINHGVPLHVLDAVKEAAHRFFGLPYEERNKYWAGNSPTDTVTLKTSFVPQAEAALEWKDYLSFRCSPRDLESFPLWPPVCRDEVVDYVESAKSVIRKLLEVLLEGLKVKQIDKAREYTLMGSPIVNLMYYPHCPNPDFTAGVRPHSDISALTVLLQDDNGGLYVRATQNDSWIHVLPINGALVINIGDILQIMSNDRYKSIEHRVVANGSKDRVSVPIFVNPGPDAVFSPLPEVLESGEQPLYKEVVFSDYFKYFFSKKHDGKKTMDFARI, encoded by the exons ATGCCACCAAGAAACCCAAACTCCGAGAAGATACTCGATTTTGTGGTAAACAAAGGTAATGGAATAAAGGGATTAGTGGATACAGGCATTGAAACCGTTCCCGACCTTTACATTCTACCAATCGAGGAGAGATTGCTACCAAACAACATCTTAACTTACGACTCCATCCCAGTAATCGACGTTTCCAATTGGGATGATCCCAAGGTTAAGGAATCGATCAGCGATGCTGCCGGCAAGTGGGGTTTCTTTCAGATAATTAACCATGGAGTGCCCTTGCATGTTCTCGACGCCGTCAAGGAAGCCGCTCATAGGTTCTTTGGGTTACCATACGAAGAGAGAAACAAGTACTGGGCTGGGAATTCGCCCACTGACACAGTGACTTTGAAAACAAGCTTTGTTCCGCAGGCAGAGGCTGCTCTTGAGTGGAAAGATTACCTCAGCTTTCGTTGTAGTCCTCGGGATCTGGAATCATTCCCCCTATGGCCCCCTGTTTGCAG GGATGAAGTGGTGGATTACGTGGAGAGTGCAAAGTCTGTGATAAGGAAGCTGCTGGAGGTCCTCCTGGAGGGCCTGAAGGTGAAACAAATAGATAAAGCTAGAGAATATACATTAATGGGTTCGCCGATAGTTAACTTAATGTACTATCCACATTGCCCGAACCCAGACTTCACAGCAGGAGTACGGCCTCACTCCGATATATCAGCACTCACTGTTCTCCTCCAAGACGATAATGGCGGCCTTTATGTTCGAGCAACTCAAAATGATAGCTGGATTCATGTTCTGCCAATCAATGGGGCTCTCGTAATCAACATTGGAGACATTCTACAAATAATGAGCAACGACAGATACAAAAGCATTGAACACCGGGTGGTTGCCAATGGAAGCAAAGACAGAGTTTCAGTGCCTATTTTTGTGAATCCAGGACCAGATGCTGTTTTCAGTCCTCTGCCGGAAGTGCTAGAAAGTGGGGAGCAACCATTGTATAAGGAAGTTGTCTTCTCAGATTACTTCAAATATTTTTTCAGCAAGAAACATGACGGAAAGAAAACGATGGACTTTGCCAGGATATGA